In a single window of the Montipora capricornis isolate CH-2021 chromosome 11, ASM3666992v2, whole genome shotgun sequence genome:
- the LOC138023319 gene encoding E3 ubiquitin-protein ligase TRIM71-like, which yields MDAQPPLKKLKKEAECPLCIETVKNPKTLPCLHSFCLECLDKHTNFARRQLETTIKCPVCQTSFQIPETDTFDYLPSSFHRNRLVDVLPLEDGSIQSQRCNSCDENNTATCYCFVCQNFLCAACFEAHQRLKASRGHPSVLIDKLQAQDVQDLIHRPVMCSQQYHEDQPLEFYCEDCKVLICHKCTVVSHNRHTMTDILKAAQEQKMQIADAVAKGKAEIVRYENKIKEQTDLRNKNKIEILNEEKKMTDTVENLIFDLREHEKKMKDKFREIYEAEQKHHTTRLENFELVAAQLKSCVERGQSILERNISAEILQTNHAILGRCNELLNDRKPDLYRSPNLHYLVEKKLDLTDRVVVTKTDPSKCSAEGQNNKEVEERKEAYFVIASKDSDGFQCYQQDDEFKVDLLTPEGDQLKTDTKDGKCTETYTTQCAGQHRVEIVENGQQLTGSPWIVQVHQYQYQFAFQFGSIGKGQGEFDGIHDIDVSHKTGTIAVADGRNNRIQLLSSEGNFRREIKLDGEPYSVAFADSGELLTLIPKSDNKLRLFSEKGEFIKHINDKHIGHPIHLSIASDGRIIITDSLDKNIKVLSPDGNDLLQSFRAPDFDGSPFCAIYHQHKFFVSYISTHCVKVFDKTGVYLHDIGCKGSNDGQFNRPEGLVIDKYNRLIVCDRGNHRLQLFTLGGRFLTKLKKQYFENGPPSYVAINSGGSLIVADPLISGRIYVFH from the coding sequence ATGGATGCTCAACCGCCtttaaagaaacttaaaaaGGAAGCAGAATGCCCATTATGCATAGAAACAGTCAAAAATCCCAAGACATTGCCATGTCTTCACTCATTCTGTCTGGAGTGTCTTGACAAACATACAAACTTCGCAAGGAGACAGCTAGAAACAACAATCAAATGCCCGGTTTGCCAGACTTCATTCCAAATTCCAGAAACAGACACCTTCGACTATTTGCCGTCCTCGTTTCATCGCAACCGATTGGTGGATGTTCTCCCTCTAGAAGATGGCAGCATTCAGTCTCAGAGATGCAACAGTTGTGACGAGAACAACACGGCAACATGTTACTGTTTCGTGTGCCAGAATTTTCTGTGTGCAGCTTGTTTTGAAGCTCACCAACGCTTGAAGGCTTCAAGGGGTCATCCCAGTGTTTTGATCGACAAACTGCAAGCGCAAGATGTGCAAGATTTGATCCACAGACCCGTGATGTGTTCACAACAATATCATGAAGATCAACCCCTAGAATTTTATTGCGAAGACTGTAAAGTTCTGATTTGCCACAAATGCACTGTAGTGAGTCATAATCGACACACTATGACAGACATTCTGAAAGctgcacaagaacaaaagatgcaaatagCCGACGCTGTGGCCAAAGGGAAAGCGGAAATTGTCAGGTATGAGAATAAAATTAAGGAACAAACTGAcctaagaaacaaaaacaaaattgaaattttgaacgaagaaaagaaaatgacagacactgtcgaaaatttgatttttgatttGCGAGAGCACGAGAAGAAAATGAAGGACAAGTTTCGCGAAATTTATGAGGCGGAACAAAAACATCACACAACACGACTGGAAAACTTCGAGCTGGTTGCCGCTCAACTGAAAAGCTGCGTCGAACGCGGCCAGAGTATCTTAGAAAGAAACATCAGCGCCgaaattctacaaacaaatcacgCCATCCTCGGACGCTGCAATGAACTGTTAAATGATCGAAAACCCGATCTTTACAGGTCGCCAAATTTACATTACTTGgtggaaaagaaattggatCTTACGGATCGAGTTGTTGTCACAAAGACTGATCCCTCAAAGTGCTCCGCTGAAGGTCAAAATAATAAAGAAGTAGAGGAAAGAAAGGAGGCATATTTCGTAATTGCTTCAAAAGATTCAGATGGATTTCAATGTTATCAACAAGACGATGAATTCAAAGTCGACCTATTGACTCCAGAAGGTGATCAACTAAAAACAGACACCAAAGACGGCAAATGCACGGAAACATACACAACACAGTGTGCTGGACAACACAGAGTGGAGATCGTTGAGAATGGACAGCAGCTGACTGGTAGTCCTTGGATTGTGCAGGTTCATCAGTATCAATATCAATTTGCCTTTCAGTTTGGTTCAATAGGGAAGGGACAAGGAGAATTTGATGGCATTCACGATATTGATGTGAGTCATAAAACGGGAACGATTGCTGTTGCAGATGGGCGGAATAACAGAATTCAACTGTTGAGCTCTGAAGGAAACTTTCGAAGGGAGATAAAACTTGATGGTGAACCTTATTCCGTGGCATTTGCGGACTCTGGAGAACTCCTGACTTTAATTCCGAAAAGCGACAATAAGCTTCGTCTATTCAGTGAGAAGGGTGAGTTCATCAAACACATCAATGATAAACATATTGGCCACCCAATTCACCTTTCCATTGCGAGTGATGGTCGTATAATCATAACTGACAGTTTGGACAAGAACATCAAGGTCCTCTCCCCTGACGGGAATGACTTGCTCCAGTCCTTCAGAGCCCCAGACTTTGATGGATCCCCATTCTGCGCTATTTATCACCAGCacaaattttttgtttcttataTCTCTACTCATTGTGTCAAGGTATTTGACAAAACAGGAGTGTATTTACATGACATTGGCTGTAAGGGGTCCAATGATGGCCAGTTTAATCGTCCGGAGGGACTAGTTATAGACAAGTACAACCGACTGATTGTGTGTGATAGAGGTAACCATAGGCTGCAACTCTTCACCCTGGGCGGGAGGTTTTTGACTAAATTGAAGAAACagtatttcgaaaatggcccacCCTCTTACGTTGCTATAAACAGTGGTGGCAGTCTAATAGTAGCCGATCCACTGATCAGCGGACGCATTTATGTTTTCCATTAA